One segment of Solanum stenotomum isolate F172 chromosome 1, ASM1918654v1, whole genome shotgun sequence DNA contains the following:
- the LOC125877598 gene encoding bifunctional fucokinase/fucose pyrophosphorylase isoform X1, with protein sequence MERKYNHRSRVKADLAAILRKSWYHLRLSVRHPARVPTWDAIVLTAASLEQAQLYEWQLKRAKRIGRIADSTVTLAVPDPHGQRIGSGAATLHAILELAKHYQQLSLESQCRNSQRKEPSPSFIDLIAKKHILLLHAGGDSKRVPWANPMGKVFLPLPYLAADDQDGPVPLLFDHILAIASCARQAFENEGGMLTMTGDVLPCFDASTMVMPKDASCIVTVPITLDVASNHGVIVAAKSGISNDTYSINLVENLLQKPCLDELVRHQAILDDGRTLLDTGIIAVRGQAWLNLVKLACSSQSMISELLEKKKEMSLYEDLVAAWVPAKHEWLRSRPLGDELVNSLGEQEMFSYCACDLLFLHFGTSSEVLDHMSETGAGLVGRRHLCSIPATNVSDIAASAIILSSKIEPGVSIGEDSLIYDSFISDGIQIGSQSIVVGVNVPAASDMTEKVPFRFMLPDRHCFWEVPLVERTERVIVYCGIHDNPKIPLSNGTFCGKPWRKVLDDLGIQDTDLWISENTLEKCLWNAKIFPVLPYFEMLTLASWLMGLDNQRNETLRSSWKRSQRISLEELHKSINFPHMCLGSSNHQADLASGIVNACLNFGLLGRNLSQLCQEILQKESTGIEVCKGFLSHCPSLQAQNSAILPKSRAYQVHADLLRACGNEEMALETEQKAWASIADETASAVRYGFKENLAGSSSWFSIASNPGNTSGCCSESFHHRTVKIELPVRVDFVGGWSDTPPWSLERAGCVLNMAITLENSLPIGTVIEIEKGTGIFISDDVGNQLSIEDLSSIALPFEISDPFRLVKSALLVTSVIHEKILQSVALRIRTWANVPRGSGLGTSSILAAAVVKGLLRITDGDESNENVTRLVLVLEQLMGTGGGWQDQIGGLYAGIKFTASFPGIPLRLQVIPLLASPQLIKELQQRLLVVFTGQVRLAHQVLHKVVTRYLQRDNLLVSSIKRLTELAKIAREALMSCDIDALGDIMLEAWRLHQELDPFCSNEFVDKLFAFCDHYCCGYKLVGAGGGGFALLLAKSAESAEELRHSLVNTSDFDVKIYGWKIFLEN encoded by the exons ATGGAAAGGAAGTACAACCATAGAAGCCGAGTCAAAGCAGACTTGGCTGCAATATTACGGAAATCGTGGTATCATTTAAGATTATCGGTACGGCACCCGGCCAGGGTTCCGACATGGGATGCAATTGTGCTCACGGCGGCGAGCCTTGAACAAGCTCAGCTCTATGAATGGCAGCTCAAGAGAGCCAAACGCATCGGTCGCATCGCCGATTCCACTGTAACACTCGCTGTTCCCGATCCCCATGGCCAGCGAATCGGTTCTGGTGCTGCTACTCTTCATGCCATTTTGGAACTTGCTAAACATTACCAACAGCTTTCTCTCGAATCTCAG TGCAGAAATTCTCAGAGGAAAGAACCTTCTCCATCATTTATCGACTTGATTGCCAAAAAACACATCTTATTACTTCATGCTGGAGGTGATTCTAAAAGGGTACCATGGGCAAATCCTATGGGAAAAGTGTTTCTGCCACTTCCTTATTTGGCAGCTGATGACCAAGATGGACCAGTTCCCCTGCTCTTTGATCACATCCTTGCTATTGCATCTTGTGCAAGACAAGCTTTTGAGAATGAAG GTGGGATGCTTACAATGACTGGGGATGTTCTTCCTTGTTTTGATGCCTCAACTATGGTTATGCCGAAGGATGCATCCTGCATTGTGACTGTCCCTATTACGCTGGATGTTGCTTCCAATCATGGTGTTATAGTTGCAGCAAAATCTGGGATTTCAAATGATACTTATTCCATCAACTTGGTGGAGAATCTGCTTCAGAAACCTTGCTTGGACGAGCTTGTTAGGCACCAAGCTATTCTGGATGATGGTAGAACATTGCTTGATACTGGGATAATAGCAGTTAGAGGTCAGGCATGGCTAAATCTAGTTAAACTTGCCTGTTCGAGCCAATCAATGATCTCAGAACTtctggaaaagaaaaaagag ATGAGTTTGTATGAAGACCTTGTAGCCGCTTGGGTACCAGCAAAACACGAATGGTTGCGATCCCGCCCTTTGGGTGATGAACTTGTCAACAGTTTGGGAGAACAAGAGATGTTCAGCTATTGTGCTT GTGATCTATTATTCTTACATTTTGGAACATCTAGTGAAGTTCTAGACCACATGAGTGAAACAGGTGCTGGACTTGTTGGTCGAAGGCACCTCTGTTCTATTCCAGCAACTAATGTTTCTGATATCGCTGCCTCAGCTATTATCCTTTCCAGTAAAATAGAGCCAGGAGTCTCTATAGGAGAAGACTCTCTCATTTATGATTCCTTCATTTCTGATGGTATACAGATTGGTTCCCAGTCTATTGTTGTTGGTGTTAATGTGCCAGCAGCCAGTGATATGACAGAAAAGGTACCATTCAGATTTATGCTTCCAGATCGTCATTGCTTTTGGGAGGTTCCTTTAGTGGAACGCACGGAAAGAGTTATTGTGTACTGTGGAATCCATGATAACCCAAAGATTCCACTCTCAAATGGTACCTTTTGTGGAAAACCCTGGAGGAAGGTTTTAGATGATCTAGGCATTCAAGATACTGATCTGTGGATCTCAGAGAATACTCTGGAAAAATGCTTGTGGAATGCCAAAATATTCCCTGTTCTTCCATACTTTGAAATGCTCACCTTGGCGTCATGGTTAATGGGCTTGGACAACCAAAGAAATGAAACACTGCGTTCTTCATGGAAGCGGTCCCAGCGGATTAGTTTGGAGGAGTTGCATAAATCCATCAACTTTCCACACATGTGTTTAGGTTCTAGTAATCATCAGGCTGATTTAGCTTCAGGGATTGTCAATGCTTGCCTTAACTTCGGCTTACTTGGCCGCAACTTAAGTCAGTTGTGCCAAGAGATTCTTCAAAAGGAATCAACCGGAATTGAAGTTTGCAAAGGATTTCTATCCCATTGCCCAAGTCTTCAAGCGCAAAATTCAGCAATCCTTCCTAAGAGCAGGGCATATCAAGTTCATGCTGATCTGCTACGAGCGTGCGGCAATGAAGAGATGGCACTTGAAACTGAGCAAAAAGCATGGGCTTCCATTGCTGATGAAACTGCGTCTGCTGTGAGATACGGGTTCAAAG AAAACTTAGCAGGGTCTTCCAGTTGGTTCTCTATCGCATCAAATCCTGGTAATACTAGTGGTTGTTGCAGTGAGTCTTTCCACCATAGGACGGTGAAGATTGAACTACCAGTTCGAGTGGATTTTGTTGGGGGTTGGAGTGATACACCTCCTTGGAGTCTAGAGCGTGCTGGTTGTGTTCTGAACATGGCAATAACATTGGAAAATTCTCTTCCTATTGGCACAGTGATAGAAATAGAGAAAGGGACTGGGATATTTATTAGTGATGATGTTGGAAACCAGTTATCAATTGAAGATCTATCATCTATTGCCCTTCCATTTGAAATCAGTGATCCATTTCGTCTTGTAAAATCTGCATTGCTTGTAACCAGTGTTATCCATGAAAAGATCCTTCAATCAGTGGCCCTGAGAATCAGGACTTGGGCCAATGTTCCTAGGGGCAGTGGCTTGGGAACTTCTAGCATCTTAGCAGCAGCCGTTGTTAAAGGGCTTTTACGTATTACTGATGGAGACGAAAGTAACGAAAATGTCACAAGACTTGTTTTAGTCCTAGAACAGCTCATGGGCACAGGAGGTGGTTGGCAAGATCAAATAGGAGGTCTATATGCTGGCATTAAATTTACTGCAAGTTTTCCCGGAATACCATTGCGGCTTCAAGTCATTCCCCTCTTGGCTTCTCCTCAGTTAATAAAGGAGTTGCAGCAACGGCTTCTTGTAGTTTTCACTGGTCAA GTTCGACTTGCACACCAAGTGCTGCATAAGGTGGTTACTCGTTACCTTCAACGAGACAACCTGCTTGTTTCGAGTATCAAGCGCCTCACTGAACTTGCAAAGATTGCCAGAGAAGCTTTAATGAGTTGCGACATTGATGCCCTTGGGGACATAATGCTGGAGGCATGGAGATTACATCAGGAGCTGGATCCTTTCTGCAGCAATGAGTTTGTCGATAAGCTTTTCGCATTCTGTGATCACTATTGCTGTGGATACAAGCTTGTAGGTGCAGGTGGTGGGGGTTTCGCCTTGTTATTGGCAAAAAGTGCTGAGTCAGCTGAGGAACTGAGACATTCACTCGTGAATACTTCTGATTTTGACGTGAAAATCTATGGTTGGAAAATCTTCTTGGAGAACTAG
- the LOC125841700 gene encoding probable serine/threonine-protein kinase WNK10 isoform X2 — MPITPHAIGILFFRGIYRHAKLIYLFRQHLSTLFWVVFVFSFPYSSFVIVCFIAGMSFGVGSGSSYHSGNGFGVGSPLRRSSSNKGGFLGSSANERPVHQVDYVEKDPKGRYVRYSEVLGKGAFKTVYKAFDLLDGIEVAWSRVKVEDVLQSPDDLGKLYAEIHILKQLKHDNIMKFCDSWVDDKKRTVNMITELFTSGNLRQYRKKYRSVDMKAIKTWARQILQGLDYLHSQNPPIIHRDLKCDNIFVNGNHGEIKIGDLGLATIMEQPTVKSVIGTPEFMAPELYEEEYNELVDIYSFGMCMLELVTFEYPYSECKNPAQIFKKVSSGVKPASLGKVTDPQIKEFIEKCLVPASQRLPAKDLLKDPFLQFENLNGPIHSLLQSPYQSPRSLSSLKSAPHSMDIDSDCNQSVCTDSHCGSPCAPTLEFQRFHQNNEFKLTGKKNDENSVSLTLRIKSPSGRVRNIHFNFYLYTDTALLVAAEMVDQLKLDDHDVDFIADFIDYLIMKIVPSWKPSDYYSSGGRSQREEALQNYLTLSPLPTTSNARQDDIPVLNMNNQTSSTTHQVDEDKLYANSNGTSCRVTFASPSHLASVIDGESVASEVMGKISSLKNSFGFGDYFTCAEVISKGSSGNLSELDFMGLFHDECKSQGNGGDYVECMLTNGFGKNLEVTLTDTNRASKCMTLSSNCSFLSLVSKDEESELKLELDTIESLYRQCYQELSRMKLEALEACRKRWITKKKLACN; from the exons ATGCCGATCACTCCACACGCGATCGGCATTCTATTTTTCCGAGGCATTTATCGACATGCAAAGTTGATATATTTGTTTAGGCAGCATTTGAGTACCCTGTTTTGGGTTgtctttgttttctcttttccttATTCTTCCTTTGTTATTGTTTGCTTCATTGCCGGAATGAGTTTCGGGGTTGGATCAGGATCTTCTTATCATTCCGGAAATGGATTTGGAGTTGGAAGCCCTCTGCGGCGTTCTTCCAGTAACAAAGGCGGATTTTTAGGTTCATCTGCTAATGAGCGACCGGTTCACCAAGTTGATTATGTAGAGAAAGATCCTAAGGGTCGATATGTTCGG TACAGTGAAGTGTTGGGCAAGGGAGCATTCAAAACTGT CTACAAGGCGTTTGACTTACTTGATGGTATTGAAGTTGCATGGAGCCGAGTGAAAGTTGAGGATGTTTTGCAGTCGCCTGACGATTTGGGAAAGTTGTATGCGGAGATTCATATTCTTAAACAATTGAAGCATGACAATATAATGAAGTTCTGCGATTCATGGGTTGATGACAAGAAGAGAACAGTTAACATGATCACTGAACTCTTCACATCTGGGAACCTGAGGCA ATACCGTAAGAAGTATAGAAGTGTTGATATGAAGGCAATAAAGACTTGGGCAAGGCAGATACTTCAGGGGTTAGACTATCTTCATAGTCAGAACCCTCCTATCATTCACAGGGATTTGAAATGTGACAACATATTTGTCAATGGAAATCATGGAGAAATTAAGATTGGGGACCTTGGATTGGCTACCATTATGGAGCAGCCTACTGTTAAGAGTGTTATTG GAACCCCGGAATTTATGGCCCCGGAGCTTTACGAAGAAGAATACAATGAACTAGTAGACATATATTCCTTTGGAATGTGTATGTTGGAATTAGTAACCTTTGAATATCCTTACAGTGAATGCAAAAATCCTGCTCAAATATTTAAGAAAGTTAGCTCG GGTGTTAAACCGGCATCCCTCGGCAAAGTTACTGATCCCCAAATCAAAGAATTCATCGAGAAATGCCTGGTTCCTGCTTCTCAGAGGTTGCCTGCCAAGGACCTTCTCAAAGATCCCTTTCTTCAATTCGAGAATTTAAACGGGCCAATCCATAGTCTGTTGCAATCACCTTACCAAAGTCCAAGATCATTAAGTTCATTGAAATCTGCACCTCATTCGATGGATATAGATTCCGATTGTAACCAATCAGTATGTACAGACTCCCATTGTGGAAGTCCTTGTGCTCCAACATTGGAGTTCCAGAGGTTTCATCAGAATAATGAATTTAAATTGACGGGTAAGAAGAATGATGAGAACTCAGTTTCATTGACCTTGCGGATTAAAAGCCCTTCGG GCAGAGTAAGGAATATACACTTCAATTTCTATCTCTATACAGACACTGCACTCTTAGTTGCGGCTGAGATGGTTGATCAATTGAAACTAGATGATCATGATGTAGATTTTATTGCTGACTTCATTGACTATCTAATAATGAAAATTGTGCCTAGTTGGAAGCCTTCAGATTATTATTCTAGTGGAGGGAGAAGTCAAAGAGAAGAGGCTCTACAGAACTACCTAACCTTGTCGCCCTTACCTACCACATCCAATGCTCGACAAGATGATATTCCAGTTCTCAATATGAATAACCAAACTAGCAGCACTACTCATCAAGTTGATGAAGATAAATTGTATGCTAATTCAAATGGCACTTCTTGTCGTGTTACTTTTGCTTCCCCTTCACATTTGGCAAGTGTGATAGATGGAGAGTCTGTTGCTTCTGAAGTTATGGGAAAGATTTCATCTCTAAAAAATTCATTTGGATTTGGCGATTACTTTACATGTGCAGAAGTAATCTCTAAAGGTTCTAGTGGAAACTTATCGGAGCTGGATTTCATGGGATTGTTTCATGATGAATGCAAGTCACAGGGAAATGGTGGCGATTATGTAGAATGCATGTTAACAAATGGATTTGGAAAGAATCTGGAGGTGACCTTGACAGATACAAATAGAGCTTCTAAATGCATGACTTTGTCAAGCAACTGTTCATTTTTATCGTTAGTATCGAAAGATGAGGAGAGTGAGTTAAAGTTAGAACTTGACACAATTGAATCACTGTATCGACAATGCTATCAAGAACTCTCAAGAATGAAGCTGGAGGCATTAGAAGCTTGCAGGAAGAGATGGATCACAAAGAAGAAGTTGGCATGTAATTAA
- the LOC125841700 gene encoding probable serine/threonine-protein kinase WNK10 isoform X1 has product MPITPHAIGILFFRGIYRHAKLIYLFRQHLSTLFWVVFVFSFPYSSFVIVCFIAGMSFGVGSGSSYHSGNGFGVGSPLRRSSSNKGGFLGSSANERPVHQVDYVEKDPKGRYVRYSEVLGKGAFKTVYKAFDLLDGIEVAWSRVKVEDVLQSPDDLGKLYAEIHILKQLKHDNIMKFCDSWVDDKKRTVNMITELFTSGNLRQYRKKYRSVDMKAIKTWARQILQGLDYLHSQNPPIIHRDLKCDNIFVNGNHGEIKIGDLGLATIMEQPTVKSVIGTPEFMAPELYEEEYNELVDIYSFGMCMLELVTFEYPYSECKNPAQIFKKVSSGVKPASLGKVTDPQIKEFIEKCLVPASQRLPAKDLLKDPFLQFENLNGPIHSLLQSPYQSPRSLSSLKSAPHSMDIDSDCNQSVCTDSHCGSPCAPTLEFQRFHQNNEFKLTGKKNDENSVSLTLRIKSPSGTVRNIHFNFYLYTDTALLVAAEMVDQLKLDDHDVDFIADFIDYLIMKIVPSWKPSDYYSSGGRSQREEALQNYLTLSPLPTTSNARQDDIPVLNMNNQTSSTTHQVDEDKLYANSNGTSCRVTFASPSHLASVIDGESVASEVMGKISSLKNSFGFGDYFTCAEVISKGSSGNLSELDFMGLFHDECKSQGNGGDYVECMLTNGFGKNLEVTLTDTNRASKCMTLSSNCSFLSLVSKDEESELKLELDTIESLYRQCYQELSRMKLEALEACRKRWITKKKLACN; this is encoded by the exons ATGCCGATCACTCCACACGCGATCGGCATTCTATTTTTCCGAGGCATTTATCGACATGCAAAGTTGATATATTTGTTTAGGCAGCATTTGAGTACCCTGTTTTGGGTTgtctttgttttctcttttccttATTCTTCCTTTGTTATTGTTTGCTTCATTGCCGGAATGAGTTTCGGGGTTGGATCAGGATCTTCTTATCATTCCGGAAATGGATTTGGAGTTGGAAGCCCTCTGCGGCGTTCTTCCAGTAACAAAGGCGGATTTTTAGGTTCATCTGCTAATGAGCGACCGGTTCACCAAGTTGATTATGTAGAGAAAGATCCTAAGGGTCGATATGTTCGG TACAGTGAAGTGTTGGGCAAGGGAGCATTCAAAACTGT CTACAAGGCGTTTGACTTACTTGATGGTATTGAAGTTGCATGGAGCCGAGTGAAAGTTGAGGATGTTTTGCAGTCGCCTGACGATTTGGGAAAGTTGTATGCGGAGATTCATATTCTTAAACAATTGAAGCATGACAATATAATGAAGTTCTGCGATTCATGGGTTGATGACAAGAAGAGAACAGTTAACATGATCACTGAACTCTTCACATCTGGGAACCTGAGGCA ATACCGTAAGAAGTATAGAAGTGTTGATATGAAGGCAATAAAGACTTGGGCAAGGCAGATACTTCAGGGGTTAGACTATCTTCATAGTCAGAACCCTCCTATCATTCACAGGGATTTGAAATGTGACAACATATTTGTCAATGGAAATCATGGAGAAATTAAGATTGGGGACCTTGGATTGGCTACCATTATGGAGCAGCCTACTGTTAAGAGTGTTATTG GAACCCCGGAATTTATGGCCCCGGAGCTTTACGAAGAAGAATACAATGAACTAGTAGACATATATTCCTTTGGAATGTGTATGTTGGAATTAGTAACCTTTGAATATCCTTACAGTGAATGCAAAAATCCTGCTCAAATATTTAAGAAAGTTAGCTCG GGTGTTAAACCGGCATCCCTCGGCAAAGTTACTGATCCCCAAATCAAAGAATTCATCGAGAAATGCCTGGTTCCTGCTTCTCAGAGGTTGCCTGCCAAGGACCTTCTCAAAGATCCCTTTCTTCAATTCGAGAATTTAAACGGGCCAATCCATAGTCTGTTGCAATCACCTTACCAAAGTCCAAGATCATTAAGTTCATTGAAATCTGCACCTCATTCGATGGATATAGATTCCGATTGTAACCAATCAGTATGTACAGACTCCCATTGTGGAAGTCCTTGTGCTCCAACATTGGAGTTCCAGAGGTTTCATCAGAATAATGAATTTAAATTGACGGGTAAGAAGAATGATGAGAACTCAGTTTCATTGACCTTGCGGATTAAAAGCCCTTCGGGTAC AGTAAGGAATATACACTTCAATTTCTATCTCTATACAGACACTGCACTCTTAGTTGCGGCTGAGATGGTTGATCAATTGAAACTAGATGATCATGATGTAGATTTTATTGCTGACTTCATTGACTATCTAATAATGAAAATTGTGCCTAGTTGGAAGCCTTCAGATTATTATTCTAGTGGAGGGAGAAGTCAAAGAGAAGAGGCTCTACAGAACTACCTAACCTTGTCGCCCTTACCTACCACATCCAATGCTCGACAAGATGATATTCCAGTTCTCAATATGAATAACCAAACTAGCAGCACTACTCATCAAGTTGATGAAGATAAATTGTATGCTAATTCAAATGGCACTTCTTGTCGTGTTACTTTTGCTTCCCCTTCACATTTGGCAAGTGTGATAGATGGAGAGTCTGTTGCTTCTGAAGTTATGGGAAAGATTTCATCTCTAAAAAATTCATTTGGATTTGGCGATTACTTTACATGTGCAGAAGTAATCTCTAAAGGTTCTAGTGGAAACTTATCGGAGCTGGATTTCATGGGATTGTTTCATGATGAATGCAAGTCACAGGGAAATGGTGGCGATTATGTAGAATGCATGTTAACAAATGGATTTGGAAAGAATCTGGAGGTGACCTTGACAGATACAAATAGAGCTTCTAAATGCATGACTTTGTCAAGCAACTGTTCATTTTTATCGTTAGTATCGAAAGATGAGGAGAGTGAGTTAAAGTTAGAACTTGACACAATTGAATCACTGTATCGACAATGCTATCAAGAACTCTCAAGAATGAAGCTGGAGGCATTAGAAGCTTGCAGGAAGAGATGGATCACAAAGAAGAAGTTGGCATGTAATTAA
- the LOC125877598 gene encoding bifunctional fucokinase/fucose pyrophosphorylase isoform X2: MASESVLVLLLFMPFWNLLNITNSFLSNLRNSQRKEPSPSFIDLIAKKHILLLHAGGDSKRVPWANPMGKVFLPLPYLAADDQDGPVPLLFDHILAIASCARQAFENEGGMLTMTGDVLPCFDASTMVMPKDASCIVTVPITLDVASNHGVIVAAKSGISNDTYSINLVENLLQKPCLDELVRHQAILDDGRTLLDTGIIAVRGQAWLNLVKLACSSQSMISELLEKKKEMSLYEDLVAAWVPAKHEWLRSRPLGDELVNSLGEQEMFSYCACDLLFLHFGTSSEVLDHMSETGAGLVGRRHLCSIPATNVSDIAASAIILSSKIEPGVSIGEDSLIYDSFISDGIQIGSQSIVVGVNVPAASDMTEKVPFRFMLPDRHCFWEVPLVERTERVIVYCGIHDNPKIPLSNGTFCGKPWRKVLDDLGIQDTDLWISENTLEKCLWNAKIFPVLPYFEMLTLASWLMGLDNQRNETLRSSWKRSQRISLEELHKSINFPHMCLGSSNHQADLASGIVNACLNFGLLGRNLSQLCQEILQKESTGIEVCKGFLSHCPSLQAQNSAILPKSRAYQVHADLLRACGNEEMALETEQKAWASIADETASAVRYGFKENLAGSSSWFSIASNPGNTSGCCSESFHHRTVKIELPVRVDFVGGWSDTPPWSLERAGCVLNMAITLENSLPIGTVIEIEKGTGIFISDDVGNQLSIEDLSSIALPFEISDPFRLVKSALLVTSVIHEKILQSVALRIRTWANVPRGSGLGTSSILAAAVVKGLLRITDGDESNENVTRLVLVLEQLMGTGGGWQDQIGGLYAGIKFTASFPGIPLRLQVIPLLASPQLIKELQQRLLVVFTGQVRLAHQVLHKVVTRYLQRDNLLVSSIKRLTELAKIAREALMSCDIDALGDIMLEAWRLHQELDPFCSNEFVDKLFAFCDHYCCGYKLVGAGGGGFALLLAKSAESAEELRHSLVNTSDFDVKIYGWKIFLEN, encoded by the exons ATGGCCAGCGAATCGGTTCTGGTGCTGCTACTCTTCATGCCATTTTGGAACTTGCTAAACATTACCAACAGCTTTCTCTCGAATCTCAG AAATTCTCAGAGGAAAGAACCTTCTCCATCATTTATCGACTTGATTGCCAAAAAACACATCTTATTACTTCATGCTGGAGGTGATTCTAAAAGGGTACCATGGGCAAATCCTATGGGAAAAGTGTTTCTGCCACTTCCTTATTTGGCAGCTGATGACCAAGATGGACCAGTTCCCCTGCTCTTTGATCACATCCTTGCTATTGCATCTTGTGCAAGACAAGCTTTTGAGAATGAAG GTGGGATGCTTACAATGACTGGGGATGTTCTTCCTTGTTTTGATGCCTCAACTATGGTTATGCCGAAGGATGCATCCTGCATTGTGACTGTCCCTATTACGCTGGATGTTGCTTCCAATCATGGTGTTATAGTTGCAGCAAAATCTGGGATTTCAAATGATACTTATTCCATCAACTTGGTGGAGAATCTGCTTCAGAAACCTTGCTTGGACGAGCTTGTTAGGCACCAAGCTATTCTGGATGATGGTAGAACATTGCTTGATACTGGGATAATAGCAGTTAGAGGTCAGGCATGGCTAAATCTAGTTAAACTTGCCTGTTCGAGCCAATCAATGATCTCAGAACTtctggaaaagaaaaaagag ATGAGTTTGTATGAAGACCTTGTAGCCGCTTGGGTACCAGCAAAACACGAATGGTTGCGATCCCGCCCTTTGGGTGATGAACTTGTCAACAGTTTGGGAGAACAAGAGATGTTCAGCTATTGTGCTT GTGATCTATTATTCTTACATTTTGGAACATCTAGTGAAGTTCTAGACCACATGAGTGAAACAGGTGCTGGACTTGTTGGTCGAAGGCACCTCTGTTCTATTCCAGCAACTAATGTTTCTGATATCGCTGCCTCAGCTATTATCCTTTCCAGTAAAATAGAGCCAGGAGTCTCTATAGGAGAAGACTCTCTCATTTATGATTCCTTCATTTCTGATGGTATACAGATTGGTTCCCAGTCTATTGTTGTTGGTGTTAATGTGCCAGCAGCCAGTGATATGACAGAAAAGGTACCATTCAGATTTATGCTTCCAGATCGTCATTGCTTTTGGGAGGTTCCTTTAGTGGAACGCACGGAAAGAGTTATTGTGTACTGTGGAATCCATGATAACCCAAAGATTCCACTCTCAAATGGTACCTTTTGTGGAAAACCCTGGAGGAAGGTTTTAGATGATCTAGGCATTCAAGATACTGATCTGTGGATCTCAGAGAATACTCTGGAAAAATGCTTGTGGAATGCCAAAATATTCCCTGTTCTTCCATACTTTGAAATGCTCACCTTGGCGTCATGGTTAATGGGCTTGGACAACCAAAGAAATGAAACACTGCGTTCTTCATGGAAGCGGTCCCAGCGGATTAGTTTGGAGGAGTTGCATAAATCCATCAACTTTCCACACATGTGTTTAGGTTCTAGTAATCATCAGGCTGATTTAGCTTCAGGGATTGTCAATGCTTGCCTTAACTTCGGCTTACTTGGCCGCAACTTAAGTCAGTTGTGCCAAGAGATTCTTCAAAAGGAATCAACCGGAATTGAAGTTTGCAAAGGATTTCTATCCCATTGCCCAAGTCTTCAAGCGCAAAATTCAGCAATCCTTCCTAAGAGCAGGGCATATCAAGTTCATGCTGATCTGCTACGAGCGTGCGGCAATGAAGAGATGGCACTTGAAACTGAGCAAAAAGCATGGGCTTCCATTGCTGATGAAACTGCGTCTGCTGTGAGATACGGGTTCAAAG AAAACTTAGCAGGGTCTTCCAGTTGGTTCTCTATCGCATCAAATCCTGGTAATACTAGTGGTTGTTGCAGTGAGTCTTTCCACCATAGGACGGTGAAGATTGAACTACCAGTTCGAGTGGATTTTGTTGGGGGTTGGAGTGATACACCTCCTTGGAGTCTAGAGCGTGCTGGTTGTGTTCTGAACATGGCAATAACATTGGAAAATTCTCTTCCTATTGGCACAGTGATAGAAATAGAGAAAGGGACTGGGATATTTATTAGTGATGATGTTGGAAACCAGTTATCAATTGAAGATCTATCATCTATTGCCCTTCCATTTGAAATCAGTGATCCATTTCGTCTTGTAAAATCTGCATTGCTTGTAACCAGTGTTATCCATGAAAAGATCCTTCAATCAGTGGCCCTGAGAATCAGGACTTGGGCCAATGTTCCTAGGGGCAGTGGCTTGGGAACTTCTAGCATCTTAGCAGCAGCCGTTGTTAAAGGGCTTTTACGTATTACTGATGGAGACGAAAGTAACGAAAATGTCACAAGACTTGTTTTAGTCCTAGAACAGCTCATGGGCACAGGAGGTGGTTGGCAAGATCAAATAGGAGGTCTATATGCTGGCATTAAATTTACTGCAAGTTTTCCCGGAATACCATTGCGGCTTCAAGTCATTCCCCTCTTGGCTTCTCCTCAGTTAATAAAGGAGTTGCAGCAACGGCTTCTTGTAGTTTTCACTGGTCAA GTTCGACTTGCACACCAAGTGCTGCATAAGGTGGTTACTCGTTACCTTCAACGAGACAACCTGCTTGTTTCGAGTATCAAGCGCCTCACTGAACTTGCAAAGATTGCCAGAGAAGCTTTAATGAGTTGCGACATTGATGCCCTTGGGGACATAATGCTGGAGGCATGGAGATTACATCAGGAGCTGGATCCTTTCTGCAGCAATGAGTTTGTCGATAAGCTTTTCGCATTCTGTGATCACTATTGCTGTGGATACAAGCTTGTAGGTGCAGGTGGTGGGGGTTTCGCCTTGTTATTGGCAAAAAGTGCTGAGTCAGCTGAGGAACTGAGACATTCACTCGTGAATACTTCTGATTTTGACGTGAAAATCTATGGTTGGAAAATCTTCTTGGAGAACTAG